The Myxococcales bacterium genome has a segment encoding these proteins:
- a CDS encoding TldD/PmbA family protein: protein MSLRAANDEGARRLPDPQACQRAAEQMLGYALKAGAEGAEVLVRDGAELEVRLRLGEPELIKEAGSRALGLRVLKDGRPAVTYTSDFSDAGLERLARETVELAALAEPDVFAALPAPELMARQVPDLALWDDEVPRLTVEDAIAWTTRGEAAARAFDPRITNSDGASLSRVVGATAFASSAGFSGGYRGSYVSLVVQPIADDEGGKKRNGSWWTGGRFVASLESPESVGETAARRTLAQLGAQKVATCQVPVIFPPEAGRSLLGKLAGVTSGGAVWRRSSYLADREGTEVASSLVNIADDPLIPGAPGSRPFDGEGLASRVNVLVDGGILRTFLCDTYAARKLNRVSTGSAGRGVGGGPHVSTSNLIMRPGGTPRETIERVPEGFYVTHLMGFGFSGVTGDFSQGASGFWVKNGERTMPVSEVTISANFDDLWKNVDAVADDLDTRSSTQVPTFRVSHMTVAGR, encoded by the coding sequence ATGAGCTTGCGGGCAGCGAATGACGAGGGCGCCCGGCGGCTTCCCGACCCGCAGGCTTGCCAGCGAGCGGCCGAGCAGATGCTTGGCTATGCGCTCAAAGCGGGGGCGGAGGGGGCGGAGGTGCTGGTGCGGGACGGTGCAGAGCTCGAGGTGCGGTTACGCCTGGGTGAACCCGAACTCATCAAGGAGGCGGGCAGCCGTGCCTTGGGGCTGCGGGTGCTCAAGGACGGCCGCCCGGCGGTGACCTACACCTCGGACTTTTCGGACGCGGGGCTCGAGCGGCTGGCCCGCGAAACGGTCGAACTGGCGGCGCTTGCCGAGCCGGATGTGTTTGCAGCCCTCCCTGCGCCCGAGCTGATGGCCCGCCAGGTGCCGGACCTCGCACTGTGGGACGACGAGGTGCCCCGGTTGACGGTCGAAGACGCGATTGCGTGGACGACACGGGGGGAGGCGGCGGCCCGGGCCTTCGATCCGCGGATCACGAACTCGGATGGCGCTTCGTTGTCTCGGGTCGTGGGGGCCACCGCGTTTGCCTCGTCCGCGGGATTTTCGGGGGGATATCGGGGCAGCTACGTGTCCCTTGTCGTGCAGCCCATCGCAGACGATGAAGGGGGCAAAAAGCGCAACGGCAGTTGGTGGACCGGGGGGCGTTTCGTGGCGAGTCTCGAATCGCCCGAATCGGTGGGCGAAACCGCGGCGCGACGGACCCTGGCGCAGCTCGGGGCGCAGAAGGTGGCAACTTGTCAGGTGCCCGTGATTTTCCCCCCGGAAGCGGGCCGGTCGCTCCTCGGCAAGCTCGCCGGGGTGACCTCGGGGGGGGCGGTCTGGCGGCGCAGCTCGTATTTGGCCGATCGCGAAGGCACCGAGGTGGCGTCCTCGCTGGTCAACATCGCTGACGATCCGCTGATTCCCGGTGCGCCAGGCTCGCGTCCCTTCGATGGCGAGGGCCTTGCTAGCCGCGTGAACGTGCTCGTCGACGGCGGGATCCTGCGCACCTTTCTCTGCGATACGTATGCGGCTCGTAAGCTGAACCGCGTGTCGACGGGCTCGGCGGGGCGGGGCGTGGGTGGCGGGCCGCACGTCTCGACGTCGAACCTCATCATGCGACCAGGCGGCACACCCCGGGAGACGATCGAGCGGGTGCCCGAGGGCTTTTATGTCACGCACCTCATGGGGTTCGGGTTCAGTGGCGTCACGGGCGACTTTTCCCAGGGGGCCTCGGGCTTCTGGGTCAAGAACGGCGAGCGGACGATGCCGGTGAGCGAGGTCACGATCTCGGCGAACTTCGACGACCTGTGGAAGAACGTGGATGCGGTGGCGGACGACCTCGACACACGCTCTTCGACTCAGGTACCCACCTTCCGTGTTTCGCACATGACGGTGGCGGGGCGGTAG
- a CDS encoding FHA domain-containing protein: MLIGLVCPACDALLDLGVTTCNHCGEALELLAGVAERQGLSVGNSSSAAKPSGNGGVSPMSVKICPNCSHQVPGADRFCGQCGNRMDDVALAGPAPQMASGGKTMFFSGVQVPGRAKLILVRGEIPDGVSYQLSGTEHVAGREEGDILFPDDPLLSPRHANFYYKDDKLFVRDEESVNGVFMRIKQPTHLDSGSVFLVGEQLLEIEAVAPDMGPQPDAEGTYFYASPRRASKMKLIQRLRGGDIGLIYRAREDKLTIGRENCDVNFPDDPFISGIHTELSIDAEGGFTLRDMGSKNGTFTRIADEMLLHHGDYVFIGQQLLRVEIS; encoded by the coding sequence ATGTTGATCGGCTTGGTTTGCCCCGCGTGTGATGCCCTGTTGGACCTGGGCGTCACCACGTGCAACCACTGCGGAGAGGCTCTGGAGCTCCTGGCCGGCGTGGCCGAGCGTCAGGGTCTAAGCGTAGGAAACAGCTCGTCTGCGGCAAAGCCCAGCGGAAACGGGGGAGTGTCACCCATGTCAGTGAAGATCTGTCCCAACTGCTCTCACCAAGTGCCGGGCGCCGATCGTTTTTGCGGTCAATGCGGCAACCGGATGGACGACGTTGCCCTTGCCGGGCCCGCACCCCAGATGGCTTCCGGGGGCAAAACGATGTTCTTTTCGGGTGTGCAGGTCCCCGGCCGCGCCAAGTTGATCTTGGTGCGCGGTGAGATCCCCGATGGAGTTTCGTACCAGCTGAGCGGCACGGAACACGTCGCGGGGCGCGAGGAAGGAGACATTCTTTTCCCGGACGATCCCTTGCTGTCTCCTCGGCACGCGAACTTCTATTACAAGGACGACAAGCTCTTCGTGCGGGACGAAGAATCGGTGAATGGGGTGTTCATGCGGATCAAGCAGCCGACCCACCTCGATTCCGGCTCGGTGTTCCTGGTAGGCGAGCAGCTCTTGGAGATAGAAGCGGTGGCCCCCGACATGGGCCCGCAGCCCGACGCCGAGGGAACGTACTTCTACGCAAGCCCCCGCCGCGCCTCGAAAATGAAGCTCATTCAGCGCCTACGAGGCGGTGACATTGGCCTCATCTATCGAGCGCGCGAAGACAAGTTGACGATTGGCCGCGAAAATTGCGACGTGAACTTCCCCGATGACCCGTTCATCTCCGGCATTCACACGGAGCTCTCGATCGACGCGGAAGGGGGCTTCACTCTGCGCGACATGGGCTCGAAGAACGGCACGTTCACGCGCATTGCCGACGAGATGCTCCTGCACCATGGTGACTATGTCTTCATCGGTCAGCAGCTGCTGCGCGTGGAGATATCGTAG
- a CDS encoding TraR/DksA family transcriptional regulator, translating to MEGTQLKKKDLKKFREILETRRKEILKTAQRTLNEDMALDADDLADEMDLASSEYLHAFNFRLRGREKHYLSKIDKAIERIDNGTFGICEECGEAISPKRLEARLETTLCIRCKEDQERQEKAYG from the coding sequence ATGGAAGGGACGCAGCTCAAGAAGAAAGATCTCAAGAAGTTCCGCGAGATTCTCGAAACGCGGCGCAAAGAGATCCTGAAAACGGCGCAGCGCACGCTCAACGAGGACATGGCCCTCGATGCGGACGACTTGGCGGACGAGATGGATCTGGCGTCCTCGGAGTACCTCCACGCCTTCAACTTTCGACTCCGGGGGCGCGAAAAGCACTACCTGAGCAAAATCGACAAGGCCATCGAGCGCATCGACAACGGAACGTTCGGCATCTGCGAGGAGTGCGGCGAGGCCATTTCGCCCAAACGGCTCGAGGCCCGGTTGGAAACCACCCTTTGCATCCGGTGCAAGGAAGACCAAGAGCGGCAGGAGAAGGCCTACGGCTGA
- a CDS encoding zf-HC2 domain-containing protein has protein sequence MSHCKSASSLGCRQVVDYALDYLDGALPDEESAHFRNHLEACPECVTFFETYRRTSEVSRECFAVKMPDGVKSAVLNFLRSRCDK, from the coding sequence GTGTCTCACTGTAAGTCTGCCTCGTCGCTCGGCTGTAGACAGGTCGTCGATTACGCCCTCGATTACCTGGATGGGGCTTTGCCCGACGAAGAGAGTGCGCATTTCAGAAACCACTTGGAGGCTTGCCCTGAATGCGTGACGTTCTTCGAGACGTACCGGCGCACCTCCGAGGTCTCCCGGGAGTGTTTCGCCGTGAAAATGCCCGACGGCGTAAAGTCGGCGGTGTTGAATTTCCTCCGGTCTCGCTGCGACAAGTAG
- a CDS encoding IPT/TIG domain-containing protein: MMRAPRRLSLAVLSLAMALGGASCAKKGGPVSVTRVDPETGTTGGGDQVTIKGAGFEPGTTTADVRFGRKRAEGVVIASTTDINVTTPSSERGPVDVTVILNDGTAFTIPNGFRYVEPQDSAKVREAYLKTEGK, translated from the coding sequence ATGATGCGTGCCCCCCGTCGTTTGTCACTGGCTGTCCTCTCTCTTGCGATGGCGCTGGGTGGCGCCAGCTGCGCGAAGAAGGGCGGTCCCGTCTCGGTGACGCGGGTCGACCCGGAAACCGGCACCACGGGCGGAGGCGATCAGGTCACCATCAAGGGCGCGGGCTTCGAGCCCGGAACCACCACAGCAGATGTGCGCTTCGGTCGAAAGCGCGCCGAAGGGGTGGTCATCGCGTCGACCACCGACATCAACGTGACCACGCCGAGCAGCGAACGTGGTCCTGTCGACGTCACGGTGATTCTCAACGACGGCACGGCGTTCACCATCCCCAACGGCTTCCGTTACGTCGAGCCGCAAGACTCCGCAAAGGTGCGCGAGGCCTACCTCAAGACCGAAGGCAAGTGA
- a CDS encoding penicillin-insensitive murein endopeptidase gives MLLAVLSGWGAGCSGVFARPGTVSLSFGGHAQGSLLSGFELPVEGPGYAVPEAWRRRRALYATEQLGGALLRALALVERLHPGAVAPLGDLSRRGGGKAPGHASHRSGRDVDIFFYTVDGQGRPLPPGRAMLKFGRTGRAIAWSPALGERRPSGPVPEAYFDGVRTWALLRALFTDPAIQVQWVFMQRDLARAVLAQASREGDAPDLLARAEALLRQPGDSAPHDDHMHVRVYCDPAERTFGCADQGPVRWLKKHWKYLPAGTGPLVPEVPLASAAPLR, from the coding sequence GTGCTGCTGGCGGTCCTTTCGGGGTGGGGGGCTGGGTGTTCGGGGGTGTTCGCCCGACCGGGAACCGTGTCTCTCTCGTTCGGAGGTCACGCCCAAGGAAGCCTTTTGTCGGGTTTCGAGCTGCCGGTCGAAGGCCCCGGTTACGCCGTGCCCGAGGCGTGGCGCCGCCGGAGGGCGCTTTACGCCACCGAGCAGCTGGGCGGGGCGCTGCTTCGGGCGCTTGCCTTGGTCGAACGGCTGCATCCGGGTGCGGTCGCCCCCCTCGGGGACCTGTCTCGCCGAGGGGGAGGCAAAGCGCCTGGCCATGCTTCGCACCGCAGTGGTCGCGACGTGGACATCTTTTTCTACACGGTGGACGGGCAGGGGCGTCCTCTGCCGCCAGGCCGGGCGATGTTGAAATTCGGCCGCACCGGCCGGGCAATCGCCTGGTCACCGGCGCTGGGCGAACGTCGCCCCTCGGGGCCCGTGCCCGAGGCCTACTTCGATGGCGTGCGCACGTGGGCTCTGTTGCGCGCTTTGTTCACAGACCCAGCGATCCAGGTTCAGTGGGTTTTCATGCAAAGGGACCTTGCGCGCGCCGTGCTCGCGCAGGCGAGCCGGGAGGGCGACGCACCCGACCTGCTGGCCCGCGCCGAGGCGCTCCTGCGCCAGCCCGGCGATTCGGCGCCCCACGACGATCACATGCACGTGCGGGTCTACTGTGACCCGGCCGAGCGAACTTTTGGGTGCGCCGACCAGGGGCCGGTGCGCTGGCTGAAGAAACACTGGAAGTATTTGCCCGCCGGAACGGGGCCCCTCGTACCGGAGGTCCCCTTGGCCTCCGCGGCTCCGTTGCGCTGA
- a CDS encoding MerR family transcriptional regulator, translated as MKRSLQIELQETLPKPAVARVSPVLDEPELQEIERTWPNGLSSRQLVDVFESRGVRFSEATLRKYVQLGLLPRSTRIGRKGKHKGSLGIYPPNVVRRVNVVKKMMADNHTIEEIQRAFVRFKDEIDAVEMGLRALIAGMEREARDANLSASRRQALEKEIHEARKAAADLVRRIADLEQRLSMPEEDSGPAVGGGTDLF; from the coding sequence ATGAAACGATCTCTGCAGATCGAGCTCCAGGAAACGCTGCCGAAACCCGCCGTCGCGCGGGTTTCGCCCGTTCTCGACGAGCCCGAATTGCAGGAGATCGAGCGGACGTGGCCGAACGGGCTTTCGTCCCGGCAGCTGGTGGACGTTTTCGAGTCCCGCGGCGTCCGGTTCTCGGAGGCCACGCTGCGCAAGTACGTTCAGCTTGGTTTGTTGCCGCGGTCCACGCGCATCGGGCGCAAGGGCAAACACAAGGGTTCTTTGGGCATCTATCCGCCGAACGTCGTTCGCCGCGTGAACGTGGTGAAGAAGATGATGGCGGACAACCACACGATCGAAGAGATCCAGCGGGCGTTCGTCCGCTTCAAGGACGAGATCGACGCCGTAGAGATGGGCCTGCGTGCGCTCATCGCCGGCATGGAGCGGGAAGCCCGCGACGCGAACCTGTCGGCCTCCCGCCGGCAGGCGCTCGAAAAAGAGATTCACGAGGCACGGAAAGCGGCGGCCGACCTGGTCCGCCGGATCGCGGACCTCGAGCAGAGATTGTCAATGCCGGAGGAGGACTCTGGCCCTGCTGTCGGGGGCGGGACTGATTTGTTTTGA
- the tldD gene encoding metalloprotease TldD (responsible for the proteolytic maturation of the E. coli pMccB17 plasmid-encoded microcin B17, an exported protein that targets the essential topoisomerase II DNA gyrase; degrades the E. coli plasmid F-encoded CcdA): MAISPLDQIDAQLAQRLLAAALEGGAAYADLYFEYAAGAHFGFEDEQVKSVGKGVTLGLGVRALKGDATGYAYTEELAEDRMLEAARTAGRIAASGGAPTPAALETLSTSNLYSVAEAPWERSGAEKVELLRRADRAARAYDPRIVRVEVGLGESLKDVLVVTSDGRMARDFQPMVRFTVGAVAEADGKRQTGRSAGASRRGMEQFSLAGESPEEHGREAARLAIAMLNAEEAPAGPMEVVLGPGESGILLHEAVGHGLEADFNRKKTSNYTDHVGKQVASSLCTVVDDGTLQNARGSINVDDEGNPGRRNVLIENGILVGYMQDRISARHFGTQASGNGRRESFRHEPLPRMTNTLMLAGQESPEDIVKSVKRGVYAKNFSGGQVNISNGDFVFSLTESYLIEDGKLTAPLKGVNLIGNGPEVLRKVVMVGNDFQLSGGTWTCGKDGQSVPVGIGNPTIKISEITVGGTKA; this comes from the coding sequence ATGGCGATTTCTCCTTTGGACCAGATCGACGCGCAGCTTGCGCAGCGGCTACTCGCGGCCGCGCTGGAAGGCGGCGCCGCGTACGCTGACCTTTACTTCGAGTACGCAGCGGGCGCGCACTTCGGCTTCGAAGACGAGCAGGTCAAGAGCGTGGGCAAGGGGGTCACGCTGGGCCTCGGGGTGCGTGCCCTCAAGGGTGACGCCACCGGGTATGCCTACACGGAAGAGCTCGCTGAAGACCGCATGCTCGAGGCGGCGCGGACGGCCGGGCGCATCGCGGCTTCTGGGGGCGCACCCACCCCCGCGGCCCTCGAAACGCTCTCGACCAGCAACCTCTACAGTGTGGCGGAGGCGCCCTGGGAGCGCAGTGGCGCCGAAAAGGTCGAGTTGCTTCGTCGGGCCGACCGCGCCGCGCGCGCCTACGACCCTCGCATCGTGCGGGTCGAAGTGGGCCTCGGCGAGAGCCTCAAGGATGTTTTGGTGGTCACTTCGGATGGCCGCATGGCCCGCGACTTTCAGCCCATGGTGCGATTTACGGTGGGGGCCGTGGCCGAGGCGGACGGCAAGCGGCAAACGGGGCGCTCAGCCGGGGCCAGCCGCCGCGGAATGGAGCAGTTCTCGCTGGCCGGTGAGAGTCCTGAAGAGCACGGTCGTGAGGCTGCCCGGCTCGCAATCGCCATGCTGAACGCCGAAGAGGCTCCGGCGGGACCCATGGAGGTGGTGCTGGGCCCCGGCGAATCTGGCATTTTGCTGCACGAAGCGGTGGGGCATGGCCTCGAGGCGGACTTCAACCGCAAAAAGACCTCGAACTACACGGACCACGTGGGAAAGCAGGTGGCTTCCTCCTTGTGCACGGTGGTGGACGACGGCACCCTGCAAAACGCACGGGGCTCGATCAACGTGGACGACGAGGGAAACCCTGGACGCCGAAACGTCTTGATAGAGAACGGTATCCTCGTGGGGTACATGCAGGACCGCATCTCGGCGCGCCACTTCGGGACGCAAGCCTCGGGCAATGGGCGGCGGGAGAGCTTTCGCCACGAGCCGCTGCCGCGCATGACGAACACCCTGATGTTGGCGGGGCAGGAGTCTCCCGAGGACATCGTGAAGTCGGTCAAGCGGGGCGTGTACGCGAAGAACTTTTCGGGCGGCCAGGTCAACATCTCGAACGGAGACTTTGTGTTTTCGCTCACCGAAAGCTACCTCATCGAGGACGGCAAACTTACAGCCCCTCTCAAGGGCGTGAACTTGATCGGAAACGGCCCTGAGGTGCTCCGCAAGGTGGTGATGGTCGGAAACGATTTTCAACTTTCGGGCGGCACGTGGACCTGCGGCAAAGATGGGCAAAGCGTCCCCGTGGGCATTGGCAACCCCACGATCAAGATCTCGGAGATCACGGTGGGAGGGACCAAGGCATGA
- a CDS encoding MarR family transcriptional regulator, whose protein sequence is MASNGDEIHAAIAGLQRLAEAFGVRRAQLAAEVGLTDHQWGVLEEIATEHFMPSMFARRRHSSAAAVSKTLRQLHEKGLIAAQVAKGDARQRAYGLTPTGVQVMSRLRKSRQKAIADIWADLDGHELKTFSRFSQQLADRLERYAERIGNEEQNGKDAVRKSV, encoded by the coding sequence GTGGCAAGTAACGGGGACGAGATTCATGCAGCCATCGCGGGGCTGCAGCGCCTGGCGGAGGCGTTCGGGGTGCGGCGGGCGCAGCTGGCGGCTGAGGTGGGGTTGACGGATCACCAGTGGGGGGTTCTCGAGGAGATCGCCACCGAGCATTTCATGCCCAGCATGTTTGCGCGGAGGCGCCACAGTTCGGCCGCTGCGGTGTCGAAGACGTTGAGGCAGTTGCACGAAAAGGGGTTGATCGCGGCGCAGGTCGCAAAGGGGGATGCCCGGCAACGGGCGTACGGGTTGACACCCACGGGGGTGCAGGTCATGAGCCGGCTTCGCAAGAGCCGGCAAAAAGCCATTGCCGACATTTGGGCCGACCTCGACGGCCACGAGCTGAAAACCTTTTCGCGATTCTCCCAACAGTTGGCGGATCGCCTGGAACGTTATGCGGAGCGAATTGGGAACGAGGAACAAAATGGGAAAGACGCTGTACGAAAAAGTGTTTGA
- a CDS encoding DNA-binding protein, protein MGEVTVNAKTGDSRVQLKVYTEPDDATPQPEVARLRRKVRPDDDGRVRSRTIARRYLTKEEKILSETLPYPDEVERPATRQECLTMPRPCPFVSCAHHLYLDVNPESGAIKLNFPHLEVWEMPETCALDVADRGGTTLEEVGAIMNLTRERIRQVEVRGLQKLRHHKDVELDLPPERP, encoded by the coding sequence ATGGGAGAGGTCACGGTGAACGCCAAAACGGGGGATTCCAGAGTGCAGCTCAAGGTTTATACGGAGCCGGACGATGCCACTCCGCAACCGGAGGTGGCACGCTTGCGAAGGAAAGTTCGGCCAGACGACGACGGACGGGTTCGTTCACGAACCATCGCCCGCCGCTACCTGACCAAAGAAGAAAAGATTCTGTCGGAGACTCTCCCCTATCCCGACGAGGTGGAGCGGCCGGCCACGCGGCAAGAGTGCTTGACGATGCCGCGGCCCTGCCCGTTCGTGAGCTGCGCGCACCACCTCTATTTGGATGTCAATCCGGAGAGCGGCGCCATCAAGCTCAACTTCCCCCACCTCGAGGTTTGGGAGATGCCGGAGACCTGCGCGCTCGACGTGGCCGACCGTGGAGGCACCACGTTGGAGGAGGTGGGGGCCATCATGAACCTCACGCGGGAGCGCATTCGTCAGGTGGAGGTGCGCGGGCTCCAGAAGCTGCGTCATCACAAGGACGTCGAGCTGGATCTGCCGCCCGAGCGGCCCTGA
- a CDS encoding TIGR04563 family protein, whose translation MAGSDKRKQSLYFPEEMLKEIQEEAARQDRSLSWIVQKAWKISRKEIMKYPSVNEFPGEEDERGANE comes from the coding sequence ATGGCCGGGTCCGACAAGAGGAAACAAAGTCTCTACTTCCCTGAAGAGATGTTGAAGGAGATCCAGGAGGAAGCAGCGCGACAAGATCGTTCGCTGTCCTGGATCGTGCAAAAGGCTTGGAAGATCTCGCGAAAAGAGATCATGAAGTACCCCTCGGTGAACGAGTTCCCGGGGGAGGAAGACGAGCGCGGCGCCAACGAGTGA
- a CDS encoding FliM/FliN family flagellar motor switch protein has product MQQRTDQHELTPADFESETPARAWASRPLARARACWPGALRATFPEFGALSVSPCGLALLERQSTAGIGSCESFSLWRQGRCGRLDIDARFAVAASALLLGLSPGFSLARRLSPGERGVFCGLIAATLDQVGAPLEVEAEVPDAVPLRLDVQVEFDLRLTPSAGAPIVGWGRAFFPSSWTEGASVWWPSLARVPFPVAIEAARCQVDREAWASLAPGDALVFDGYPAPTSTAPQEVRLSLGPFEAAATLLGEDLSLAGGFSPAALSVAFSAAGFMGPIASSDPTWKGSASMSRTVEMGPASSTLATPETASPALAQALASTPVEVVAELGRFALTGAELAGLEGGQVLTLGGASRGEVTLAVAGRPVAKGVLVNVDGAFGVRVTERL; this is encoded by the coding sequence GTGCAGCAGAGAACGGACCAACACGAGCTGACCCCGGCTGATTTCGAGTCGGAGACCCCGGCGCGGGCGTGGGCTAGCCGGCCCCTGGCGCGTGCGCGGGCGTGCTGGCCGGGAGCGCTGCGTGCGACCTTCCCTGAGTTCGGGGCCCTGTCCGTGAGCCCATGCGGCTTGGCGCTGCTCGAGCGACAGAGCACGGCGGGCATTGGTTCGTGCGAATCTTTCTCGCTGTGGCGGCAAGGGCGCTGCGGCCGCCTCGACATCGACGCTCGCTTCGCCGTGGCCGCGAGCGCGCTTTTGCTGGGCCTTTCCCCCGGCTTTTCGCTGGCCCGGAGGCTGTCGCCGGGTGAGCGGGGCGTGTTCTGTGGACTCATTGCCGCCACCTTGGACCAGGTAGGGGCTCCGCTCGAGGTCGAGGCGGAGGTGCCTGACGCCGTTCCCCTGCGGCTCGACGTTCAGGTCGAGTTCGATCTTCGGCTCACGCCCTCCGCTGGCGCCCCGATCGTGGGCTGGGGACGCGCCTTTTTCCCCTCGAGCTGGACCGAGGGGGCCTCAGTCTGGTGGCCTTCCTTGGCCCGCGTGCCCTTCCCCGTGGCCATCGAGGCGGCGCGATGTCAGGTTGACCGTGAGGCCTGGGCAAGCCTTGCACCTGGTGATGCCCTCGTCTTCGATGGGTATCCCGCGCCGACCTCTACGGCGCCCCAGGAGGTGCGGCTGAGCCTGGGGCCCTTCGAGGCGGCTGCCACGCTCCTCGGTGAGGACTTATCGCTCGCGGGCGGATTTTCGCCTGCGGCGCTTTCCGTGGCGTTCTCGGCGGCAGGATTCATGGGGCCGATTGCCAGTTCCGACCCGACGTGGAAAGGTAGCGCGAGCATGAGCCGCACCGTCGAGATGGGTCCCGCTTCGTCGACTTTGGCAACGCCCGAAACGGCCTCGCCTGCGCTGGCGCAAGCTCTGGCCAGCACACCGGTCGAGGTGGTCGCCGAGCTTGGCCGTTTTGCTCTCACGGGCGCCGAACTGGCTGGTCTCGAAGGCGGTCAGGTGCTGACCCTCGGCGGCGCCTCACGGGGCGAAGTGACGCTGGCGGTGGCGGGTCGGCCCGTGGCCAAAGGAGTGTTGGTGAACGTCGACGGAGCGTTCGGTGTACGTGTGACCGAGCGGCTCTGA
- a CDS encoding FHA domain-containing protein — protein sequence MIVCPSCSKENQDHYKFCLGCGAKLPPRSTGASAVAPAAAPAPLAPTRTAAGSLVSGGRPSLSAPIARGYTPPPLAPAPAGGPPIPTGKGTSLSASPLGVTSPAASPFSPAAQTPSPAVAPLPAAEPKTPAPRPEPVFAPAPAALSGAQAVAVTPSNDAQTAAGHACPKCSAPIQSSNAFCGRCGFRLRAPSNPGPSPEAKPAAAAAVARTLYIATPPKSVPQGHLTLIRPDGSEGGQHTISEGDNLIGRGQGSLFDADPYLSPRHAEFSLQTSGLVVRDLKSLNGVFVKLAEEEALDSGSIFRIGQELLRFDVIAPPEPLEDGTEVIGTPNPGYWGRISVIVGRDVDGPAFPIFEESIVLGRERGDILFPEDGYVSATHARISVRDGMVYLQDLGSSNGTFIRIEGERVIPSGSLLLMGQQLFRVSFRS from the coding sequence GTGATCGTCTGCCCAAGCTGCAGCAAAGAAAACCAGGACCACTACAAGTTCTGCTTGGGATGCGGTGCCAAGTTGCCACCGAGGAGCACCGGCGCCTCCGCCGTAGCGCCGGCGGCCGCCCCTGCCCCGCTGGCACCCACGAGAACCGCGGCAGGCAGTTTGGTCAGCGGGGGACGCCCCTCGCTGAGCGCGCCCATCGCCCGCGGCTACACGCCGCCCCCCCTGGCTCCCGCGCCGGCAGGGGGGCCGCCGATCCCCACGGGCAAGGGGACCAGCCTTTCGGCCTCCCCCCTGGGTGTCACCTCGCCAGCCGCCTCGCCGTTTTCGCCAGCCGCACAAACGCCGAGCCCTGCGGTAGCGCCGCTGCCGGCCGCCGAACCCAAAACGCCTGCGCCACGGCCCGAGCCTGTTTTTGCGCCGGCGCCTGCGGCGCTTTCGGGGGCCCAGGCGGTGGCGGTCACCCCGAGCAACGATGCCCAGACCGCAGCGGGTCACGCCTGCCCGAAGTGCAGCGCCCCCATCCAAAGCTCGAACGCGTTCTGTGGCCGCTGCGGCTTTCGGCTAAGGGCCCCCTCGAACCCGGGGCCAAGCCCCGAGGCGAAGCCTGCGGCCGCCGCTGCGGTCGCGCGGACCCTCTATATCGCAACACCCCCGAAGAGCGTGCCGCAAGGGCATTTGACCCTGATCCGCCCCGACGGTTCGGAAGGTGGTCAGCATACGATCTCCGAGGGTGACAATCTCATCGGGCGGGGCCAGGGCTCCCTTTTCGATGCAGACCCCTACCTTTCGCCGCGGCACGCGGAGTTCTCGCTTCAGACGAGTGGGTTGGTGGTACGCGACCTGAAGAGCCTCAACGGTGTCTTCGTGAAGCTCGCCGAGGAAGAAGCGCTCGATTCAGGCAGCATCTTCCGGATCGGCCAAGAGCTGCTGCGCTTCGACGTCATCGCTCCACCTGAGCCGCTCGAGGATGGCACTGAGGTCATCGGCACCCCGAATCCCGGGTACTGGGGACGGATCTCCGTGATTGTGGGACGCGACGTGGACGGCCCTGCGTTCCCCATCTTCGAGGAGTCGATCGTGCTTGGCCGTGAGCGCGGAGACATCCTCTTTCCAGAAGACGGTTACGTGTCAGCCACGCACGCGCGCATCTCCGTGCGCGACGGCATGGTGTACCTGCAGGACCTCGGCTCGTCGAACGGCACGTTCATCCGCATCGAAGGTGAGCGCGTCATTCCCTCCGGGAGCCTGCTGCTCATGGGCCAGCAGCTCTTCCGGGTCTCGTTTCGCAGCTAA